A window of Ranitomeya variabilis isolate aRanVar5 chromosome 2, aRanVar5.hap1, whole genome shotgun sequence contains these coding sequences:
- the ORC6 gene encoding origin recognition complex subunit 6 isoform X1 — MEAETLKRLAPKLGITSARVLGKAEEFLRLSQVKCSGLSAMTTATSSAVMCLQIAAAALNHPIDKDYLIRLSGLNRKVYLCCLRSFECLLEVDARLSLRDLAIQHGCLEAVSVASKILSRYESGLPPAQQEDLDLSKPLFLTATLFAACRCLKFKAEKNKFLAASGVRRNIFDRLCVQLEKIGVQICQENATITAQPRRKQRTLLECIEQDRASDDDEEEDEEIPRKQTRTDTADKEKDYEEWKRKILENAAKAAKPK, encoded by the exons ATGGAGGCTGAGACCCTGAAGAGGCTGGCACCGAAACTGGGGATCACCTCCGCCAGGGTGCTGGG GAAGGCGGAGGAGTTCCTGCGCCTGTCACAGGTGAAGTGCAGCGGCCTGTCCGCCATGACTACAGCGACCAGCAGCGCCGTCATGTGTCTCCAGATCGCAGCCGCTGCGCTGAATCATCCCATCGACAAG GACTATCTGATTCGATTATCCGGGCTGAACAGGAAGGTTTACTTGTGCTGCCTGAGGTCGTTCGAGTGCCTGCTGGAGGTGGACGCACGGCTGAGCCTCAGGGACCTGGCGATCCAGCACGGCTGCCTGGAGGCTGTGAGCGTGGCATCCAAGATCCTCAGCAG GTACGAGTCCGGCCTTCCCCCAGCTCAGCAGGAAGACCTCGATTTATCCAAACCATTGTTCCTCACGGCCACCCTGTTCGCTGCCTGCAG GTGCCTGAAGTTTAAAGCCGAGAAGAACAAATTCCTGGCGGCCTCCGGAGTGAGGAGAAACATATTCGATCGATTGTGCGTTCAGCTGGAAAAGATCGGAGTCCAGATCTGCC AGGAAAATGCAACAATCACAGCACAGCCGCGGAGGAAACAAAGAACCTTACTGGAGTGTATAGAGCAAGACCGAG CatctgatgatgatgaggaggaagacgaggagattCCACGTAAGCAGACGCGCACTGACACCGCAGACAAGgagaaggactatgaggagtggaaGAGAAAGATACTGGAAAATGCTGCCAAAGCTGCAAAACCAAAATAG
- the ORC6 gene encoding origin recognition complex subunit 6 isoform X2 — MTTATSSAVMCLQIAAAALNHPIDKDYLIRLSGLNRKVYLCCLRSFECLLEVDARLSLRDLAIQHGCLEAVSVASKILSRYESGLPPAQQEDLDLSKPLFLTATLFAACRCLKFKAEKNKFLAASGVRRNIFDRLCVQLEKIGVQICQENATITAQPRRKQRTLLECIEQDRASDDDEEEDEEIPRKQTRTDTADKEKDYEEWKRKILENAAKAAKPK, encoded by the exons ATGACTACAGCGACCAGCAGCGCCGTCATGTGTCTCCAGATCGCAGCCGCTGCGCTGAATCATCCCATCGACAAG GACTATCTGATTCGATTATCCGGGCTGAACAGGAAGGTTTACTTGTGCTGCCTGAGGTCGTTCGAGTGCCTGCTGGAGGTGGACGCACGGCTGAGCCTCAGGGACCTGGCGATCCAGCACGGCTGCCTGGAGGCTGTGAGCGTGGCATCCAAGATCCTCAGCAG GTACGAGTCCGGCCTTCCCCCAGCTCAGCAGGAAGACCTCGATTTATCCAAACCATTGTTCCTCACGGCCACCCTGTTCGCTGCCTGCAG GTGCCTGAAGTTTAAAGCCGAGAAGAACAAATTCCTGGCGGCCTCCGGAGTGAGGAGAAACATATTCGATCGATTGTGCGTTCAGCTGGAAAAGATCGGAGTCCAGATCTGCC AGGAAAATGCAACAATCACAGCACAGCCGCGGAGGAAACAAAGAACCTTACTGGAGTGTATAGAGCAAGACCGAG CatctgatgatgatgaggaggaagacgaggagattCCACGTAAGCAGACGCGCACTGACACCGCAGACAAGgagaaggactatgaggagtggaaGAGAAAGATACTGGAAAATGCTGCCAAAGCTGCAAAACCAAAATAG